In a genomic window of Streptomyces sp. SJL17-4:
- a CDS encoding prohibitin family protein, producing MFVIAILLVIAAVVLFFVGRANDSKGLKFGALGAVLAGVFSLIVSMTYVISAYEVGVPVAFGKVGSPMTSGMHVKSPFTDVTTFSTRPVDLNLSDKDVVEVRSSQGGVMYVEVTVKWAVVPTKAVELYKLAGSEDAIQQRLVYPDSREIVRNVFARYTSEQGYASDREKINAEIGTLIKERLVPRGIDVTTVNLRNVKPSDSLQAQIDRKIQQQQATERATEAARTAKAEADRRRIEAEGIARANKILNDSLTDRVLMNQCIDAFKEAAAKNPIYTVPCANGSSAPVIVDGSKR from the coding sequence GTGTTCGTCATCGCCATCCTGCTGGTCATAGCCGCAGTGGTGCTCTTTTTCGTCGGTCGTGCCAACGACTCCAAGGGGCTGAAGTTCGGCGCCCTCGGCGCGGTCCTGGCCGGTGTGTTCTCGCTGATCGTGAGCATGACGTACGTGATCAGCGCGTACGAGGTCGGTGTGCCGGTCGCCTTCGGCAAGGTCGGCTCGCCCATGACCTCCGGCATGCACGTGAAGTCGCCCTTCACCGACGTCACGACCTTCTCGACCCGCCCGGTCGACCTCAACCTCTCCGACAAGGACGTGGTCGAGGTCCGCTCCTCGCAGGGCGGTGTCATGTACGTCGAGGTGACGGTGAAGTGGGCCGTCGTCCCGACCAAGGCCGTGGAGCTCTACAAGCTCGCGGGCAGCGAGGACGCCATCCAGCAGCGCCTCGTCTACCCGGACAGCCGGGAGATCGTCCGTAACGTCTTCGCCCGCTACACCAGCGAGCAGGGCTACGCCTCCGACCGCGAGAAGATCAACGCCGAGATCGGCACCCTGATCAAGGAGCGCCTGGTCCCGCGCGGCATCGACGTGACCACGGTCAACCTGCGCAACGTGAAGCCCTCGGACTCGCTCCAGGCCCAGATCGACCGCAAGATCCAGCAGCAGCAGGCCACCGAGCGCGCCACCGAGGCCGCCCGTACCGCCAAGGCCGAGGCCGACCGGCGCCGGATCGAGGCGGAGGGCATCGCCCGCGCCAACAAGATCCTCAACGACTCGCTGACGGACCGGGTCCTGATGAACCAGTGCATCGACGCGTTCAAGGAGGCCGCGGCGAAGAACCCGATCTACACCGTGCCCTGCGCGAACGGTTCCTCGGCGCCGGTGATCGTGGACGGCTCGAAGCGCTGA
- a CDS encoding MBL fold metallo-hydrolase has protein sequence MSDAAALPGQPRGLVVSGPATDRAVNVLAPNPSAMTLDGTNTWLLSEPGSDLAVVVDPGPLDESHLRHVIDTAEKLGKRVALTLLTHGHPDHAEGAGLFAELTGTAVRALDPALRLGDEGLGAGDVVAVGGLELRVVPTPGHTSDSLSFHLPADRAVLTGDTILGRGTTMVAHPDGRLGDYLDSLRRLRSLTVDDGVHTVLPGHGPVLEDAQGAVEFYLAHRASRLAQVETAVESGHRTPAEVVAHVYADVDRSLWPAAELSVRAQLEYLRERGLV, from the coding sequence ATGAGCGACGCCGCCGCCCTGCCCGGTCAGCCGCGCGGACTCGTGGTCTCCGGGCCCGCGACCGACCGCGCCGTGAACGTCCTCGCGCCGAACCCGTCCGCGATGACCCTCGACGGCACCAACACCTGGCTGCTCTCCGAGCCCGGCTCGGACCTCGCCGTCGTCGTCGACCCGGGGCCGCTCGACGAGAGTCATCTGCGGCATGTGATCGACACGGCGGAGAAGCTCGGAAAGCGGGTCGCGCTCACCCTGCTGACCCACGGCCACCCGGACCACGCCGAGGGCGCCGGGCTCTTCGCCGAGCTGACCGGGACGGCCGTACGGGCCCTCGACCCGGCGCTGCGGCTCGGCGACGAGGGCCTCGGCGCGGGGGACGTGGTGGCCGTCGGCGGCCTGGAGCTGAGGGTCGTCCCGACGCCCGGCCACACCTCCGACTCGCTCTCGTTCCACCTGCCGGCCGACCGGGCCGTCCTGACGGGCGACACGATCCTGGGGCGCGGGACGACGATGGTGGCCCATCCGGACGGGCGCCTCGGCGACTACCTGGACTCGCTGCGGCGGCTGCGCTCGCTGACGGTGGACGACGGGGTGCACACCGTTCTGCCGGGGCACGGGCCGGTGCTCGAGGACGCGCAGGGGGCCGTGGAGTTCTACCTCGCACACCGGGCGAGCCGGCTCGCCCAGGTCGAGACGGCGGTCGAGAGCGGCCACCGGACGCCGGCGGAGGTCGTCGCCCATGTGTACGCGGACGTGGACCGCTCGCTGTGGCCGGCGGCCGAGCTGTCCGTGCGGGCACAGCTGGAGTACCTGAGGGAGCGCGGCCTGGTCTGA
- a CDS encoding RidA family protein, with translation MSGAVEAKLAELGLTLPAVVPPLAAYQPAVQSGVYVYTSGQLPMVGGELQLTGKVGAEVTAEEAKKLAATCALNALAAVKSVAGDLDRIKRVVKVVGFVASASDFTGQPGVINGASELLGAVLGDKGVHARSAVGVAVLPLDAPVEVEVQVELVEA, from the coding sequence GTGAGCGGGGCCGTCGAGGCGAAGCTCGCCGAACTCGGCCTGACCCTGCCCGCCGTGGTGCCGCCGCTGGCCGCCTACCAGCCGGCCGTGCAGTCGGGCGTCTACGTCTACACCTCGGGCCAGCTCCCGATGGTGGGCGGCGAACTCCAGCTGACCGGCAAGGTCGGCGCCGAGGTCACCGCCGAGGAGGCCAAGAAGCTCGCCGCCACCTGCGCGCTGAACGCCCTCGCGGCCGTGAAGTCGGTCGCCGGTGACCTCGACCGGATCAAGCGGGTCGTGAAGGTCGTCGGCTTCGTCGCCTCCGCCTCCGACTTCACCGGGCAGCCGGGCGTCATCAACGGCGCCAGCGAGCTGCTCGGCGCGGTCCTCGGCGACAAGGGCGTGCACGCGCGCAGCGCCGTCGGCGTGGCCGTGCTGCCGCTCGACGCCCCGGTCGAGGTCGAGGTCCAGGTGGAGCTGGTCGAGGCCTGA
- a CDS encoding Crp/Fnr family transcriptional regulator: protein MDDVLRRAPLFAALDDEQAAELRASMSEATLARGDALFHEGDPGDRLYVVTEGKVKLHRTSPDGRENMLAVLGPGELIGELSLFDPGPRTATATALTEVKLLGLGHGDLQPWLNARPEVATALLRAVARRLRKTNDQMSDLVFSDVPGRVARALLDLSRRFGVQSEEGIHVVHDLTQEELAQLVGASRETVNKALADFAQRGWLRLEARAVILLDVERLAKRSR from the coding sequence GTGGACGACGTTCTGCGGCGCGCCCCGCTCTTCGCGGCGCTCGATGACGAGCAGGCAGCCGAGCTGCGCGCCTCGATGAGTGAGGCGACGCTCGCCCGTGGCGACGCGCTCTTCCACGAGGGCGACCCCGGCGACCGCCTGTACGTGGTCACCGAGGGCAAGGTGAAGCTGCACCGCACTTCCCCCGACGGCCGGGAGAACATGCTGGCCGTCCTCGGCCCCGGCGAGCTGATCGGCGAGCTGTCGCTCTTCGACCCGGGCCCGCGCACCGCCACCGCGACCGCGCTGACCGAGGTCAAGCTGCTGGGTCTCGGCCACGGCGACCTCCAGCCCTGGCTGAACGCCCGCCCCGAGGTGGCCACCGCGCTGCTGCGCGCCGTCGCCCGCCGACTCCGCAAGACCAACGACCAGATGTCCGACCTGGTCTTCTCCGACGTCCCGGGCCGTGTCGCCCGCGCACTCCTCGACCTGTCGCGCCGCTTCGGCGTGCAGTCGGAGGAGGGCATCCACGTCGTCCACGACCTCACCCAGGAGGAGCTGGCCCAGCTGGTGGGCGCCTCCCGCGAGACGGTCAACAAGGCGCTCGCCGACTTCGCCCAGCGCGGCTGGCTGCGCCTGGAGGCCCGCGCCGTGATCCTGCTGGACGTGGAGCGCCTCGCGAAGCGCTCGCGGTAG
- the nth gene encoding endonuclease III, giving the protein MKPTKPTKPAKPVKPESRLAMVRRARRINRELAEVFPYAHPELDFRNPFELLVATVLSAQTTDLRVNQTTPALFAKYPTPEDLAAAVPEEVEELIRPTGFFRAKTKSIMGLATALRDDFGGEVPGRLADLVKLPGVGRKTAFVVLGNAFGVPGITVDTHFMRLVRRWRWTDSDDPVKIEAEVATIFPKSEWTMLSHRVIFHGRRICHARKPACGACPITHLCPSYGEGETDPEKAKKLLKYEMGGFPGQRLDPPPGYPGRPAPPLGASDG; this is encoded by the coding sequence ATGAAGCCCACCAAGCCCACCAAGCCTGCCAAGCCCGTGAAGCCCGAGTCGCGGCTCGCGATGGTCCGCCGGGCCCGCAGGATCAACCGCGAGCTCGCCGAGGTCTTCCCGTACGCCCATCCGGAGCTCGACTTCCGCAATCCCTTCGAGCTGCTCGTCGCCACGGTCCTCTCGGCGCAGACCACCGACCTGCGGGTCAACCAGACCACCCCGGCCCTCTTCGCGAAGTACCCCACGCCCGAGGACCTCGCCGCCGCCGTGCCCGAGGAGGTCGAGGAGCTCATCCGCCCCACCGGCTTCTTCCGCGCCAAGACCAAGTCGATCATGGGTCTCGCGACCGCTCTCCGGGACGACTTCGGCGGCGAGGTCCCCGGCCGTCTCGCGGACCTCGTCAAGCTTCCCGGCGTCGGCCGCAAGACCGCCTTCGTCGTCCTCGGCAATGCCTTCGGTGTCCCCGGTATCACCGTGGACACCCACTTCATGCGGCTCGTCCGGCGCTGGCGGTGGACCGATTCCGACGACCCCGTGAAGATCGAGGCCGAGGTCGCCACGATCTTCCCGAAGAGCGAGTGGACGATGCTCTCGCACCGGGTGATCTTCCACGGCCGCCGCATCTGCCACGCCCGCAAGCCGGCCTGCGGCGCCTGCCCGATCACCCACCTCTGCCCGTCGTACGGGGAGGGCGAGACCGACCCCGAGAAGGCGAAGAAGCTGCTCAAGTACGAGATGGGCGGCTTTCCCGGCCAGCGGCTCGACCCGCCGCCCGGCTATCCGGGCCGCCCGGCGCCGCCACTGGGCGCGAGCGACGGCTGA
- a CDS encoding NUDIX domain-containing protein, with the protein MSNGQWYPPEWPDRIRALAAGELTPVTPRRAATVLLLRDGDAGPDVHMLRRRASMAFAGGAYAYPGGGVDPRDEHPVRWAGPSLDTWTDRLGLDDPAQAQAVVCAAVRETYEEAGVLLAGETEDTVVGDTTGADWETDREALVARELSFADFLDRRGLVVRSDLLGAWARWITPEFEQRRYDTWFFVAALPAGQRTRNASTEADRTVWIRPAEAAAGYDRGELTMMPPTISTLRTLEPYGTAAEALAGAREQDMTPVLAQARLDGGELVLSWPGHEEFTKIIPTGGAR; encoded by the coding sequence ATGTCGAATGGTCAGTGGTACCCGCCCGAGTGGCCCGACCGCATCCGCGCCCTCGCCGCCGGTGAGCTCACCCCGGTGACCCCGCGCCGCGCCGCCACCGTCCTGCTGCTGCGGGACGGGGATGCCGGGCCCGACGTCCACATGCTGCGCCGCCGCGCCTCGATGGCCTTCGCGGGCGGCGCGTACGCCTACCCCGGCGGCGGGGTCGACCCGCGCGACGAGCACCCGGTGCGCTGGGCGGGCCCCTCCCTGGACACCTGGACGGACCGGCTCGGCCTCGACGACCCCGCGCAGGCCCAGGCCGTGGTCTGCGCCGCCGTACGCGAGACGTACGAGGAGGCGGGCGTCCTGCTCGCCGGGGAGACCGAGGACACCGTCGTCGGCGACACGACCGGCGCGGACTGGGAGACGGACCGGGAGGCGCTCGTCGCCCGGGAGCTGTCCTTCGCCGACTTCCTGGACCGGCGCGGGCTCGTCGTCCGCTCCGACCTGCTCGGCGCGTGGGCCCGCTGGATCACGCCGGAGTTCGAGCAGCGCCGGTACGACACCTGGTTCTTCGTGGCCGCCCTGCCGGCCGGGCAGCGCACCCGGAACGCCTCCACGGAGGCCGACCGGACCGTCTGGATCCGCCCGGCGGAGGCCGCCGCCGGGTACGACCGGGGCGAGCTGACCATGATGCCGCCGACGATCTCGACCCTGCGCACCCTGGAGCCGTACGGGACGGCAGCCGAGGCCCTCGCGGGGGCGCGGGAGCAGGACATGACCCCCGTCCTCGCGCAGGCGCGCCTGGACGGCGGGGAGCTGGTCCTGAGCTGGCCGGGCCACGAGGAGTTCACCAAGATCATCCCGACGGGGGGTGCCCGATGA
- a CDS encoding DUF4177 domain-containing protein, which yields MTKWEYVTVPLLVHATKQILDTWGEDGWELVQVVPGPNNPEQLVAYLKRAKS from the coding sequence ATGACCAAGTGGGAGTACGTCACGGTGCCGCTTCTGGTGCACGCGACCAAGCAGATTCTGGACACCTGGGGCGAGGACGGCTGGGAGCTCGTCCAGGTCGTGCCCGGGCCGAACAACCCCGAGCAGCTCGTGGCCTACCTGAAGCGGGCCAAGTCGTGA
- a CDS encoding CoA pyrophosphatase — protein sequence MTRTDEEIHGPGTGGLLSRDGLPDWLGPVDRAARTVEPEQLSRFLPPASGAGRQSAVLVLFGEGDRGPELLLMERAGSLRSHAGQPSFPGGALDPEDGDPANGGLLRAALREAREETGLDPAGVQLFAVLPQLYIPVSGFVVTPVLGWWRAPSPVGVVDPGETARVFTVPVADLTDPANRATAVHPSGHQGPAFLVASALVWGFTAGVIDRLLHFSGWERPWDRSKQVPLDWRS from the coding sequence ATGACGCGCACTGACGAAGAGATCCATGGGCCCGGCACCGGCGGGCTGCTCAGCCGGGACGGGCTGCCCGACTGGCTCGGGCCCGTCGACCGGGCCGCCCGCACGGTCGAGCCCGAGCAGCTGAGCCGCTTCCTGCCGCCCGCGAGCGGCGCCGGGCGGCAGTCCGCCGTCCTCGTCCTCTTCGGCGAGGGCGACCGCGGCCCCGAGCTGCTGCTCATGGAGCGGGCCGGCAGCCTCCGCTCGCACGCGGGACAGCCCTCCTTCCCCGGCGGCGCCCTCGACCCCGAGGACGGCGACCCGGCGAACGGCGGGCTGCTGCGCGCCGCCCTCCGGGAGGCCCGGGAGGAGACCGGGCTCGACCCGGCAGGCGTCCAGCTCTTCGCCGTCCTTCCCCAGCTCTACATCCCGGTCAGCGGCTTCGTCGTCACCCCGGTCCTCGGCTGGTGGCGCGCCCCCAGCCCCGTCGGGGTCGTCGACCCCGGCGAGACCGCCCGGGTCTTCACCGTCCCCGTGGCAGATCTCACGGATCCGGCGAACCGCGCGACCGCGGTCCATCCGAGCGGCCACCAGGGCCCCGCGTTCCTGGTCGCGTCCGCTCTGGTCTGGGGTTTTACGGCCGGAGTGATCGACAGACTGCTGCACTTCTCCGGCTGGGAGCGCCCCTGGGACCGGTCCAAGCAGGTCCCGCTCGACTGGCGCTCATGA